From one Lotus japonicus ecotype B-129 chromosome 3, LjGifu_v1.2 genomic stretch:
- the LOC130747621 gene encoding translocase of chloroplast 120, chloroplastic — protein MDHGVDVVDGGGEGESKRVVVDGVFDDSVVVGSDKSKDLEGEEVFQEAMEPQESFREQGDAVVDENDGVGAGGGAVGLDVVGENTDAAAVADATQEHDDFEEAIGVVGELGKEGEAEVNGDLGLGKDGQGVGDSVHRDGVDSGGTGDRLNDEELGRVIEDFEEAIGVVREPLKEGETEVIADQELEKDEQGLGDSVHLDGVDSGGTGVNLESSDWSGGKEVSGLDTDGEMLVKENGAVADGNSGLVTEKAEFDDSEFMTPRENGAMFLENGSTDKVDHVVTESNAESETNEVDGTQGNEAGELKEGSSDPEFEDNKTEVKLNASGVPSSEIEEDSNEEVHENSAHLNLKHQGEVITETKDDALGTNIIRKDRIGEDDMKATELSAYQAGSDTEHQKVIGEISGASPPELHETVQESGNSADETLSVQASAADQNGQTTDINNEDRNGEDGIQTTEVRAYENGDDQAGSGAEHQEAIGEITGASGPELHDTVHESPNSADETLSAHTSAADPSSQTTDINHEDRNGEDGIQTTKVRAYCKEDDQAGSVSEHQEAIGEITGDSPPELHQTVQESGNSTDKTLSVQASAADQNVQTTNITNEDRNGEDGIKTAEVRAFASQNGKAESVSEHPEAIAEIRGVSPPSSSSDETQSVRASVADQTPAAPSENSAGAGPPPVRPAGLGRAAPLLEPVVRVAQQPRVSGTVSSTQSQQMEDSPNGEAEEYDETREHLQMIRVKFLRLAHRLGQTPHNVVVAQVLYRLGLAEQLRGRNGGRVGAFSFDRASAMAEQLEAAGQEPLDFSCTIMVLGKTGVGKSATINSIFDEVKFDTSAFNMGTKKVQDVVGTVQGIKVRVIDTPGLLPSWSDQRSNEKILLSVKNFIKKTPPDIVLYLDRLDMQSRDFSDMPLLRTITEIFGPSIWFNAIVVLTHAASAPPDGPNGTASSYDTFVTQRSHVVQQAIRQAAGDMRLMNPVSLVENHSACRTNRAGQRVLPNGQVWKPHLLLLSFASKILAEANALLKLQDSPPGKPYTTRSRAPPLPFLLSTLLQSRPQLKLPEEQFGDEDSPDDDLDESSDSDDETELDELPPFKALTKAQVEKLSKAQKKAYFDELEYREKLLMKKQLKEERKRQKMMKKMAESAKDQPSDYSENVEEESGGAASVPVPMPDLALPASFDSDNPTHRYRYLDSSNQWLVRPVLETHGWDHDVGYEGLNVERLFVVREKVPLSFSGQITKDKKDANVQMEVTSSIKHGEGKATSLGFDMQTVGKDLAYTLRSETRFCNFRRNKATAGLSFTVLGDALSAGAKIEDKLIANKRFKVVVSGGAMAGRGDVAYGGSLEAQLRDKDYPLGRSLSTLGLSVMDWHGDLAVGCNVQSQIPVGRHTNLIARANLNNRGAGQISIRLNSSEQLQIALVGLYPLIRKLIGDAQQWQFGQ, from the coding sequence ATGGATCACGGGGTTGATGTTGTTGATGGCGGTGGTGAGGGAGAGAGCAAGAGAGTAGTGGTTGATGGGGTTTTTGATGATAGTGTTGTAGTGGGGTCTGATAAATCCAAGGATTTGGAAGGGGAGGAGGTTTTCCAGGAGGCGATGGAGCCGCAGGAGAGTTTCCGTGAACAGGGGGATGCTGTTGTTGATGAAAATGATGGTGTTGGAGCGGGTGGTGGTGCGGTGGGTTTGGATGTGGTGGGTGAGAATACTGatgctgctgctgttgctgaTGCTACGCAGGAGCATGATGACTTTGAGGAGGCAATTGGGGTTGTCGGTGAGCTTGGGAAAGAGGGGGAGGCTGAGGTAAATGGTGACCTGGGGCTGGGAAAGGATGGGCAGGGGGTTGGTGATAGTGTTCATCGGGATGGGGTTGATTCTGGAGGTACTGGAGATAGATTGAATGATGAAGAGTTGGGCAGGGTGATAGAGGACTTTGAGGAGGCAATTGGGGTTGTCCGTGAGCCTTTGAAAGAGGGGGAGACTGAGGTAATTGCTGACCAGGAGCTGGAAAAGGATGAGCAGGGGCTTGGTGATAGTGTTCATCTGGATGGGGTTGATTCTGGAGGTACTGGTGTTAATTTGGAGAGTAGTGATTGGAGTGGTGGGAAGGAAGTATCTGGGTTAGATACTGATGGGGAGATGTTGGTTAAGGAGAATGGAGCTGTGGCAGATGGGAACTCTGGTTTGGTGACTGAGAAAGCTGAATTTGATGATTCTGAATTCATGACCCCTAGAGAAAATGGTGCTATGTTCttggaaaatggaagcacagACAAGGTGGACCATGTTGTTACTGAGTCTAATGCGGAATCTGAAACCAATGAGGTCGATGGAACCCAAGGCAATGAAGCTGGGGAGTTGAAGGAGGGTAGCTCAGATCCTGAATTTGAAGATAACAAGACAGAGGTGAAATTAAATGCTTCAGGTGTTCCTTCTAGTGAAATTGAAGAGGACTCAAATGAAGAAGTGCATGAAAATTCAGCTCATTTGAATTTAAAACATCAAGGTGAAGTAATTACAGAGACGAAGGATGATGCTCTTGGCACTAATATCATCCGCAAGGATAGAATTGGTGAAGATGACATGAAGGCTACTGAGTTAAGCGCCTATCAAGCTGGATCAGACACAGAGCATCAGAAAGTGATTGGTGAAATTAGTGGAGCTTCTCCACCTGAACTGCACGAAACTGTGCAGGAAAGTGGAAACTCTGCTGATGAGACGCTTTCTGTTCAGGCTAGTGCAGCTGATCAGAATGGTCAGACTACTGATATAAACAATGAGGATAGAAATGGAGAAGATGGCATTCAGACTACTGAAGTAAGAGCTTATGAGAACGGGGATGATCAAGCTGGATCAGGTGCTGAGCATCAGGAAGCAATTGGTGAAATTACTGGAGCTTCTGGACCTGAACTGCATGATACTGTGCACGAAAGTCCAAACTCTGCTGATGAGACACTTTCTGCTCATACTAGTGCAGCTGATCCGAGTAGTCAGACTACTGATATAAACCATGAGGATAGAAATGGTGAAGATGGCATTCAGACTACTAAAGTAAGAGCTTATTGTAAAGAGGATGATCAAGCTGGATCAGTCTCAGAGCATCAGGAAGCTATTGGTGAAATTACTGGAGATTCTCCACCTGAACTGCATCAAACTGTGCAGGAAAGTGGAAACTCTACTGATAAGACACTCTCTGTTCAGGCTAGTGCAGCTGATCAGAATGTTCAGACTACTAATATAACCAATGAGGATAGAAATGGTGAAGATGGCATCAAGACTGCTGAAGTGAGAGCTTTTGCAAGTCAGAATGGTAAAGCTGAATCAGTCTCGGAGCATCCGGAAGCAATTGCTGAAATTAGAGGTGTTTCTCCCCCAAGCTCGTCTTCTGATGAAACACAGTCTGTTCGGGCTAGTGTAGCTGATCAAACGCCTGCAgctccatctgaaaactctgctGGTGCTGGCCCCCCTCCTGTTCGTCCAGCTGGCCTTGGCCGTGCAGCCCCCTTGCTGGAACCTGTAGTTCGGGTAGCGCAGCAGCCTCGTGTGAGTGGTACTGTATCAAGTACACAGTCCCAACAAATGGAAGATTCCCCAAATGGTGAAGCTGAGGAGTATGACGAGACACGTGAGCACCTTCAGATGATAAGGGTGAAGTTTTTACGGCTAGCTCATAGGCTTGGGCAAACACCCCATAATGTTGTTGTGGCCCAAGTTTTGTACAGACTTGGACTGGCTGAGCAACTCAGAGGAAGAAATGGGGGGCGTGTTGGTGCTTTTAGTTTTGATCGTGCAAGTGCAATGGCTGAGCAGCTTGAAGCAGCAGGTCAGGAGCCACTTGATTTCTCTTGTACCATAATGGTTCTTGGAAAGACTGGAGTTGGTAAAAGTGCTACCATCAATTCTATTTTTGATGAGGTGAAGTTCGATACTAGTGCTTTTAATATGGGAACCAAAAAGGTTCAGGATGTTGTGGGAACTGTGCAGGGCATTAAGGTTCGGGTCATTGATACTCCGGGGCTTCTACCTTCCTGGTCAGACCAACGAAGTAATGAGAAGATCCTGCTGTCAGTTAAGAACTTCATTAAGAAAACACCACCTGATATTGTGTTGTATCTTGATAGGTTAGATATGCAGAGCAGGGATTTTAGTGATATGCCACTTTTACGCACAATAACAGAAATTTTTGGGCCCTCCATATGGTTCAATGCCATTGTTGTTCTAACTCACGCAGCATCTGCTCCACCTGATGGCCCTAATGGTACTGCTTCCAGTTATGACACGTTTGTTACTCAGCGTTCTCATGTTGTGCAGCAAGCCATTCGTCAAGCAGCTGGTGACATGCGTCTCATGAATCCTGTGTCATTGGTTGAGAACCACTCTGCATGCAGAACAAATAGGGCTGGGCAGAGAGTTTTGCCAAATGGCCAGGTTTGGAAACCTCATTTGTTACTTCTATCTTTTGCCTCAAAAATTCTGGCAGAAGCAAATGCTCTTCTTAAGTTACAAGATAGTCCACCTGGGAAGCCTTATACAACTCGATCTAGAGCACCTCCATTACCTTTTCTTTTGTCAACCCTTCTCCAGTCAAGGCCACAATTGAAGTTGCCAGAGGAGCAGTTTGGTGATGAGGACAGTCCTGATGATGACCTCGATGAATCATCCGATTCTGATGATGAAACAGAACTTGATGAATTGCCACCATTTAAAGCTTTAACAAAAGCCCAAGTGGAAAAGCTGTCTAAAGCTCAGAAGAAAGCATATTTTGATGAGTTAGAGTATAGAGAAAAGCTTTTGATGAAGAAACAattgaaggaagaaagaaagcgGCAGAAGATGATGAAAAAAATGGCCGAATCAGCTAAAGATCAACCTAGTGACTATAGTGAAAATGTGGAAGAAGAAAGTGGCGGTGCAGCATCTGTTCCTGTTCCCATGCCAGATTTGGCCTTGCCTGCTTCTTTTGATTCTGATAATCCCACTCATCGGTATCGTTATCTTGATTCATCAAACCAGTGGCTTGTAAGACCTGTTCTAGAAACTCACGGTTGGGATCATGATGTTGGTTATGAAGGTTTAAATGTGGAAAGATTGTTTGTTGTCCGCGAAAAGGTACCTCTATCTTTCAGTGGTCAGATTACCAAGGATAAAAAGGATGCTAATGTTCAGATGGAAGTAACCAGTTCCATTAAGCATGGGGAAGGGAAAGCAACCTCATTAGGTTTTGATATGCAGACTGTTGGAAAGGACTTAGCTTATACATTACGCAGTGAGACTAGATTTTGTAATTTTAGAAGAAATAAGGCGACTGCTGGTCTCTCGTTTACTGTCCTTGGTGATGCCTTATCAGCTGGAGCGAAGATTGAAGACAAATTGATTGCCAATAAGCGATTCAAGGTCGTCGTTAGTGGTGGTGCAATGGCAGGGCGTGGAGATGTTGCTTATGGTGGCAGTTTGGAGGCCCAGTTGAGAGATAAAGATTATCCTCTAGGACGTTCCTTATCAACGCTTGGACTTTCTGTTATGGATTGGCATGGAGATCTTGCTGTTGGGTGCAATGTGCAATCACAGATCCCAGTTGGAAGACATACAAACCTTATTGCCCGGGCCAATTTGAACAACAGAGGAGCAGGACAAATCAGTATTCGGTTAAATAGTTCGGAACAGCTTCAAATTGCTTTGGTTGGTCTTTATCCTCTGATAAGGAAGCTAATTGGTGATGCTCAACAATGGCAGTTTGGACAGTGA
- the LOC130747627 gene encoding dirigent protein 23-like, with the protein MAKQNVLVIMMMMMVVVMLPLTQSFKLKAGNWGASFDGENNKETVTNLQFYFHDTLSGRNPSAVRVAQPEDKNKSLLTQFGTIMMADDPLTETSDPKSKMVGRAQGLYGSSCQQEIGLLMTMSYSFTDGPYNGSSFSLIGKNAAMNPIREMPVVGGTGLFRMARGYAIAKTHWFDPTTGDAIVGYNVTLIH; encoded by the coding sequence ATGGCAAAGCAAAATGTGTTGgtgattatgatgatgatgatggttgtTGTAATGCTTCCACTGACTCAAAGCTTCAAATTGAAAGCAGGGAATTGGGGTGCAAGTTTTGATGGAGAGAATAATAAGGAGACAGTGACCAACCTTCAATTTTACTTCCATGACACGCTCAGCGGTCGAAACCCAAGTGCAGTTCGGGTAGCTCAACCCGAGGACAAGAACAAGTCACTATTGACCCAATTCGGGACCATCATGATGGCGGATGATCCGTTAACTGAAACCTCTGACCCGAAGTCCAAGATGGTGGGTCGAGCCCAAGGGCTTTATGGGTCATCGTGCCAGCAGGAGATTGGGCTTCTCATGACTATGAGCTATTCCTTCACTGACGGCCCATATAACGGGAGCTCCTTCTCGCTAATTGGAAAGAACGCTGCCATGAACCCGATCCGTGAGATGCCTGTTGTGGGTGGTACCGGGCTCTTCCGAATGGCACGTGGCTACGCCATTGCCAAGACTCATTGGTTTGATCCGACCACCGGTGATGCTATTGTAGGCTACAATGTCACCCTCATTCATTAA
- the LOC130745058 gene encoding F-box/kelch-repeat protein At3g23880-like encodes MEPPPFLCEELQLEILSWLPVKSLVRFKCVSKSWNSTISDSQFIKLHLHRSSSTRRNTDFAYIRSLITWPPESPSATTVTIPDEYDFSGTCNGVMCLSTYLVHERERERERDDYISRVCLWNPATRSMSQHSPPLRFTSTSCWSFGFGYDSSTDTYKVVVAVNHSWPWFREKTMVNVYNMGHTCWRTYQLSHLPSMYPDGDAVHVSNTLNWVAILPEDGTELINPDRCIILSFDLGRESCVQLSLPYCTRDFNHYGPILGVLRGCLCICQTYKKTRFEIWQMKEFGMHESWTRLFNITGYESIIQNIRRWPCFAMYMSEKGDALLLSRSSWNPLHAVLCTQEENKLEVTDIIANNIVDCYVNNYIESLVSPYEK; translated from the coding sequence ATGGAACCTCCACCGTTTCTCTGTGAAGAACTCCAACTAGAAATCTTGTCATGGCTTCCGGTGAAATCTCTGGTGCGGTTTAAGTGTGTGTCGAAGTCATGGAATTCTACCATCTCTGATTCTCAATTCATCAAACTCCACCTTCACCGATCGTCTTCTACAAGAAGAAACACAGATTTTGCTTACATCCGTTCACTGATAACTTGGCCACCGGAAAGCCCTTCTGCCACAACTGTAACAATCCCTGATGAGTACGACTTCAGTGGAACCTGCAACGGTGTGATGTGTTTGTCTACATACTTAGTACATGAACGTGAACGTGAACGTGAGCGTGATGATTACATCTCCCGGGTCTGTTTATGGAACCCAGCTACGAGGTCAATGTCTCAACATTCGCCACCTCTACGTTTCACCAGCACTAGCTGCTGGTCTTTTGGGTTTGGTTATGATTCTTCAACTGACACCTAcaaggtggtggtggcagtgaatCACTCTTGGCCTTGGTTTCGGGAGAAGACAATGGTGAATGTTTACAACATGGGCCATACTTGTTGGAGAACATATCAACTTTCCCATCTTCCCTCTATGTATCCTGATGGTGATGCAGTTCATGTCAGCAACACTCTTAATTGGGTAGCAATTCTACCGGAAGATGGTACTGAACTAATTAACCCTGACCGGTGCATAATATTGTCATTTGATTTGGGGAGAGAAAGTTGTGTACAACTGTCATTGCCTTATTGTACTCGTGACTTCAACCACTATGGGCCTATTCTTGGGGTTTTGAGAGGTTGTTTATGTATTTGTCAAACTTACAAGAAGACACGTTTTGAGATTTGGCAAATGAAGGAGTTTGGAATGCACGAGTCTTGGACTCGGTTGTTTAACATTACTGGCTATGAAAGTATTATTCAAAATATTCGTCGCTGGCCCTGTTTTGCAATGTACATGTCTGAGAAGGGTGATGCCCTTTTGTTGTCAAGATCGTCTTGGAACCCACTCCATGCAGTTCTCTGTACCcaggaagaaaataaattagaaGTAACAGACATTATTGCTAACAACATCGTTGATTGCTATGTCAATAATTACATTGAAAGTTTGGTTTCTCCTTATGAAAAGTAA
- the LOC130745057 gene encoding F-box/kelch-repeat protein At3g23880-like, protein MEPPPFLCEELQLEILSWLPVKSLVRFKCISKSWKSTISDSQFIKLHLLRSSSKRNTDFTHLLSLVRSPPESPSAATTVAIPDEYIFSGTCNGLICLLTFEYLYLQFRLWNSATRSMSQHSPPLYFPINCNCYLGFGYDSSTDTYKVVVAVSHSVSWETTVHVYNMGYDTCWRTIQLSHFPSMCPGGDAVYVNNTLNWSAINLTYIGDSTQLMNSDPGTILSFDLGKETCAQLPLPYCNQDINWYVPNLGVLRDCLCFCQTDKETCFEIWQMKEFGVHESWTRLFHITGFESIFRNIQLWHSFAMYMSENGDALLLSKSRVPPFEAVLYTQKDNKLELMNIANDIVDCYAHNYIESLVSPC, encoded by the coding sequence ATGGAACCTCCACCGTTTCTCTGTGAAGAACTCCAACTAGAAATCTTGTCATGGCTTCCGGTGAAATCTCTGGTGCGGTTTAAGTGTATATCGAAGTCATGGAAGTCTACCATCTCCGATTCTCAATTCATCAAACTCCACCTTCTCCGATCATCTTCTAAGAGAAACACAGATTTCACCCACCTCCTATCACTGGTACGTTCGCCACCGGAAAGCCCTTCCGCCGCCACCACTGTAGCAATCCCCGATGAGTACATCTTCAGTGGAACCTGCAACGGCTTGATTTGTTTGCTTACATTCGAATACTTGTACCTGCAGTTCCGTTTATGGAACTCAGCTACGAGGTCAATGTCTCAACATTCGCCACCTCTATATTTCCCCATCAACTGCAACTGCTATTTAGGGTTTGGTTATGATTCTTCAACTGACACCTACAAGGTGGTCGTGGCAGTGTCTCACTCTGTGTCTTGGGAGACAACGGTACATGTTTACAACATGGGCTATGATACTTGTTGGAGAACAATTCAACTTTCCCATTTTCCCTCTATGTGTCCTGGAGGTGATGCAGTTTATGTGAACAACACTCTTAATTGGTCAGCAATTAATCTAACATATATTGGAGATAGTACTCAACTAATGAACTCTGACCCGGGGACAATTTTGTCATTTGATTTGGGGAAAGAAACTTGTGCACAATTGCCATTGCCTTATTGTAATCAAGACATCAACTGGTATGTGCCAAACCTTGGGGTTTTGAGAGATTGCCTATGTTTTTGTCAAACTGACAAGGAGACATGTTTTGAGATTTGGCAAATGAAGGAGTTTGGAGTGCACGAGTCTTGGACTCGGTTGTTTCACATTACTGGCTTTGAAAGTATTTTTCGAAATATTCAACTCTGGCACTCTTTTGCAATGTACATGTCTGAGAATGGTGATGCCCTGTTGTTATCAAAATCTCGTGTGCCCCCATTTGAAGCTGTTCTCTATACCCAGAAAGACAATAAATTAGAACTCATGAACATTGCTAATGACATCGTTGATTGCTATGCTCATAATTATATTGAAAGCTTAGTGTCACCTTGTTGA
- the LOC130747620 gene encoding pentatricopeptide repeat-containing protein At2g21090-like has protein sequence MPMPPSSFRTPNFNRTLKHTTDLCIVKPILSPRTHLSDAVSSLDVLHPNGIRLPTRVLANLLRRCSDAKSHRDGKLVHLHLKLTGYKHPTTLLANHLIHMYFSCGDHVRAREVFDKMGVRNLYSWNNVLSGYAKLGMMEQARSLFCRMPDKDCVSWNTMVVGFAHSGRFEEALRFYGQLRRLSIGYNVYSFAGVLIVCVKLKEVELCRQIHGQVLVIGLLSHVVVSSSIVDAYVKCGRMEDARRLFDEMPLRDIPAWTILVSGYAMWGDMESAAEMFSQMPWRNSYSWTSLIGGYARNGLGHEALGVFRKMIKHQVRPDQFTFSSCFFACATIASLKHGKELHAFLVRNNIRTNTMVVSAIVDMYSKCGSLETAWRVFNLVGNKQDVVLWNTMISALAHHGFGTEAMVMLNDMIRSGVEPNRATFVVLLNACSLSGLVQEGLQFFKFMTSEFGVVPDQEHYACLTDLLVRAGYFDESVKGLQIMDCTLGWNSLLGVCRTRGNIDPGREVVEFLIKLQPQSSAAYLLFSSIYAALLKWGLVDNARPIDEIRVRKDQAMSWIEIENKVHAFTVSDGSHPLKETIYSSLGYLSSQMQGKAPLLTLECET, from the coding sequence ATGCCAATGCCACCTTCCTCATTCCGAACCCCAAACTTCAACCGCACCCTCAAACACACAACCGATCTCTGCATCGTCAAGCCCATCCTCTCTCCCCGTACCCACCTCTCCGACGCTGTTTCTTCTCTCGACGTTTTGCACCCCAACGGCATTCGCTTACCCACTCGCGTTCTCGCCAATCTCCTCCGCCGCTGCTCCGACGCCAAGTCCCACCGTGACGGGAAGCTGGTCCACCTCCACTTGAAGCTCACTGGTTACAAACACCCCACCACGCTTTTAGCTAACCATTTGATTCATATGTATTTTAGTTGCGGCGATCATGTTCGTGCACGCGAGGTGTTCGATAAAATGGGTGTTAGAAATTTGTATTCCTGGAACAATGTGCTTTCTGGGTATGCTAAGTTGGGGATGATGGAGCAAGCTAggagcttgttttgtcgaatgCCGGACAAGGATTGCGTGTCGTGGAATACGATGGTGGTCGGGTTTGCGCACAGTGGGAGATTCGAGGAGGCTTTGAGGTTTTATGGACAGTTGAGGAGATTGTCTATTGGGTACAATGTGTATTCCTTTGCTGGTGTTTTGAttgtttgtgtgaaattgaAAGAGGTTGAACTTTGTAGGCAGATCCATGGGCAGGTTTTGGTTATTGGATTGCTGTCCCATGTGGTTGTTTCCAGCTCGATTGTTGATGCTTATGTAAAGTGTGGAAGGATGGAAGATGCAAGGAGATTGTTTGATGAAATGCCCCTGAGGGATATTCCTGCGTGGACGATCTTGGTTTCAGGATATGCCATGTGGGGGGACATGGAATCAGCTGCAGAAATGTTTAGTCAGATGCCTTGGAGAAATTCCTACTCGTGGACATCTTTGATTGGCGGCTATGCTAGGAATGGTCTGGGCCATGAAGCACTTGGAGTGTTTAGAAAGATGATCAAGCACCAAGTTAGACCTGATCAATTTACATTCAGTAGTTGCTTCTTTGCTTGTGCGACTATTGCTTCCCTAAAGCATGGTAAGGAATTACATGCGTTTTTGGTGAGAAATAACATCAGAACTAATACTATGGTTGTTAGTGCTATTGTTGATATGTATTCGAAATGTGGAAGCTTGGAAACAGCCTGGCGAGTATTTAATTTAGTTGGAAATAAGCAAGATGTAGTGTTGTGGAATACGATGATATCAGCGTTGGCTCACCATGGCTTTGGTACAGAAGCAATGGTGATGCTAAATGATATGATAAGATCAGGAGTGGAGCCCAATAGGGCCACTTTTGTTGTCCTACTAAATGCTTGTAGTCTTTCAGGTCTTGTTCAGGAAGGACTTCAGTTTTTCAAGTTCATGACTAGTGAGTTTGGTGTTGTCCCAGATCAAGAACACTATGCTTGCCTAACTGATCTTTTGGTCCGAGCTGGATATTTTGATGAATCGGTGAAGGGCTTGCAGATTATGGATTGTACACTTGGTTGGAATTCTTTGCTTGGTGTATGTAGAACACGCGGAAATATAGATCCTGGAAGAGAAGTAGTTGAATTCCTTATTAAATTGCAGCCTCAGTCGTCCGCTGcatatttattattttccaGTATATACGCCGCTCTTCTGAAATGGGGATTGGTTGACAATGCAAGACCCATTGATGAAATACGTGTGAGGAAAGATCAGGCCATGAGTTGGATTGAGATTGAGAATAAGGTTCATGCTTTCACTGTATCAGATGGATCACACCCTCTAAAGGAAACAATATACTCATCTTTAGGGTATTTGAGTAGCCAGATGCAGGGCAAAGCCCCTTTACTAACTTTGGAATGTGAAACTTAg
- the LOC130747619 gene encoding uncharacterized protein LOC130747619 — MGSEVSKQVERRKEIHTEKKILSDLKSSGDEYPGSDYHPTDRKNWMSGLNPEKVKINMIVWPGTHDSATNKIGIPGITRPFAQCQSLSIYHQLVRGTRVLDIRVQEDRRVCHGILLTYSMDVVIRDVKKFLSETESEIIILEVRTEFGHEDPPEFEKYLEEHLGEYLIPQDDGVFGKTIAEVLPKRVICVWKPRKLPQPKAGAPLWSAGYLKDNWINTDLPSTKFESNLKFLSEQQPVMSRKYFYRVENTVTPVADNPVLCVKPVTERIHGYARLFISQCFSKGCADRLQIFSTDFVNLDFVDACVGLTHARVEGKASGGSRTRGQGVQIF; from the exons ATGGGTTCTGAGGTCTCCAAACAGGTTGAgagaagaaaggaaatccatACAGAGAAGAAAATTCTGTCTGATCTCAAAAGCTCTGGAGATGAGTACCCTGGCTCTGATTACCACCCCACAGACAGGAAAAACTGGATGTCTGGGCTCAACCCTGAGAAAGTGAAGATCAATATGATtgtttggcctggaacccatgATTCTGCAACTAACAAGATTGGCATCCCAGGAATCACTCGCCCTTTTGCTCAGTGCCAATCTTTGTCCATCTACCATCAGCTTGTGAGGGGCACAAGGGTGCTTGACATTCGGGTCCAAGAGGATCGCAG AGTATGCCATGGAATCCTCCTCACATACAGCATGGATGTTGTCATCAGAGATGTCAAGAAGTTCTTGTCAGAAACCGAGTCTGAGATCATAATCCTTGAGGTCAGAACCGAGTTTGGCCACGAGGACCCGCCAGAGTTCGAAAAGTACCTTGAGGAACATCTTGGCGAGTACTTGATTCCCCAGGATGATGGTGTTTTTGGCAAAACCATTGCAGAAGTGCTTCCAAAGAGGGTCATATGTGTTTGGAAGCCAAGAAAATTGCCACAACCAAAAGCAGGGGCACCCCTTTGGAGTGCAGGGTATCTCAAGGACAATTGGATCAACACAGATTTACCATCAACAAAATTTGAGAGCAACTTGAAGTTCCTGAGTGAGCAACAACCTGTTATGTCAAGAAAATACTTCTATAGAGTGGAGAACACTGTTACACCAGTGGCAGATAACCCTGTTCTGTGTGTGAAACCTGTGACGGAACGCATTCATGGCTATGCAAGGCTCTTCATTAGCCAGTGCTTTTCTAAAGGATGTGCTGATAGGTTGCAAATTTTTTCGACGGATTTTGTAAACCTAGATTTTGTGGATGCGTGTGTTGGACTCACTCATGCAAGGGTTGAGGGTAAAGCCAGTGGCGGATCTAGgacccggggtcagggggttcaaattttttaa